The Desulfovibrio sp. UCD-KL4C genome contains the following window.
TATAAACCAAAAAAGCCCCGCATGTAGCGGGGCTTTCAAAAAAATAAATTCTTTAACTTTCTACCAAGTGTTCTTATGAACACGCTCTTCTTTATAGCGATCTTTGTACTTCTGTTCCTGAGCCGGCCAGCCAATAATGACAAAACTAAGCGGCACTACATTCTCAGGCAAATTGAAGTTTTCTGAAAAACCTTTAATTCTTGATTCTATAGGATGAACTCCTGTCCAGACTGCACCCAAACCTTTTGCCCGAACTGCAAGCAGTAAATTCTGAGTAGCGGCAGAACAATCCTGAACCCAATATCCGGGGTACTTTTCAAGGCTTAAATCACCGCAAATAATAATTCCTAAAGGAGCATTAGCTGCCATTCCTGCATACTCACTGTACTCTTTAACACCTGCCAATTTCTCATGGTCATCAACCACAATATAATGCCAAGCCTGCTGATTACCTGCAGTCGGAGCAACCATTGCTGCACCAAGAAGCTCTTTAATCAATTCATCAGATATAGGTTTATCCTGATATTTTCTTACACTTCTTCTAGTATGAATAGCTTCTAATACTTCCATTTCAATTATACTCCAGATTTTAAGTTATAATAACCTGATTTAAAATATAAAATACAATATACATTCAAAATTTATAAGTGCAAGCCAATATAGTAAGCTTTTTAACAGTTCTATATCACAAATAACTATATATATTTAAACAGTTATTTTACTGAAAATATAATTTTATAATTTAAGCTTTAAAAATCATAAATTTTCTTGATTTTAGTAAAATTTATTATATTATAAAAATAACTAACTAGCGATTACTTGTTCCAATTTGATACCACACCCCCATATGGCGGCGTTGAGACTCCACCCTCAACAACTCAGCGTCGCCAACCTTTTTTCCATTTATCACTCATAACTCTTGACGAAGTGCCTGTCCGATATGATTCTTAACAGATCTTGAATCATAAACAGGGTAATCATTTGAACCAGCAAGACAAAGTAAAAGAGTATATAGTTTCACTTCTAGCCTCTCCGGTTATGGGTGATCAAGTCGTTCATCACAGAATAATTGACGGTAGCACTCCCGTATTCGGTGAGCCACGTCACAAATGGCCGGATTCACTCAAATCAATCCTAAGCTTCAAAGAAATAGAAAAACTTTACTCCCATCAGGCTGAAGTTACAGATTACGCCCGCGCGGGAAGAAATGTGGTAGTCGCAACCCCTACTGCAAGCGGTAAAACTCTTACCTACAACTTACCAGTGCTTGAGCAATGCCTGCGTAATCCTGACAACCACGCTCTTTATCTTTTTCCGCTTAAAGCTCTTGCGCAGGATCAACTTAAAACTTTCAACGAAATGACAGCCCTTCTACCTTCAGATTTCAGGCCGAAAGCAGAAATTTATGACGGGGATACCACTGCATATAAACGTAAAAAAATACGCGATAATCCACCGTCAGTTATTCTTACTAATCCTGAAATGATTCATTTATCCATCCTTCCGCATCACGAAAGATGGGCCTCTTTTATCTCAGGGCTTACGCATATTGTTGTTGACGAAGTCCACACTTACCGCGGGGTGATGGGGTCACATATGGCCATGGTTTTCCGTAGATTACTTAGAATTTGTAAATTTTACGGAGCTGAGCCTTCTTTCATTTTTTCATCAGCAACAGTCGGTAATCCTGCTGAACTTTGTAAATCACTGACAGGTCTCGATGTTACAGCTATTACCGAAAGCGGAGCCTCATCAGGAAAGCGTAATTTCATTTTTTTTAACCCTGTGGTCAGTCCTTCAAACGCAGCGATTCAGTTGCTTAAAGCTGCTCTTACAAGAGGACTAAGGACAATTGTTTATACACAGTCTCGCAAGATGACTGAGCTGATAGCAATGTGGGTGAGTGAAAAGTCTGGAAAGTATAAAGATAAAATTAGCGCGTACAGAGCAGGATTTCTACCAGAGGAAAGAAGAGAAATTGAAGCGAAAATGTCATCAGGTGATCTTCTGGCTGTTATATCGACAAGCGCGCTTGAACTAGGAATCGATATTGGTGGATTAGATCTCTGCATAATGGTCGGTTATCCTGGATCAGTTATGGCTACGTTACAGAGAGGCGGTCGCGTAGGACGCAGTAATCAGGAATCCGCGGTTATTCTAATAGGTCAGGAAGATGCGCTTGATCAATATTTTATGCGCAACCCTGATAACTTTTTCTCACGCGCACCTGAAAATGCAGTCCTTAATCCGTATAATCCTGTCATTATGGAGAAACATCTCATCTGCGCCATTTCAGAACTTACTCTGCGTGAAAATGATTATTTGTTAAAAGATAAAAAAATCAAAAGCAAAATCCTTGAAATGGAACATGATGGAATCCTGCTGCGAAACAAACGCGGTGATGAAATATATTCCAAACGCAAAAGACCGCATCGTGAAATTTCTCTGCGAGGAGCAGGCGGAACAATTCACATTGAAGACTCAGAAACATCAGAACCAATCGGTACCATTGATGAAGTCAGAGCTTACTCTGAAGCACACGAAGGGGCTGTATATATTCATCGTGGTAACACATATTGTATTAAAGAACTTGATCTGGCTTCCAGAAAAATTTCAGCAGTTAAACAACATGTCGGATACTACACCCGTGCGCGAAAAAATAAATCTACCGATATACTAGAGATATACTCCCAAAAAACTGTATTCGGCATTGTAATGCGTTTTGGCAAACTAAAAGTAACTGAACAAGTAACAGGATATGAAAAAAGAGCTACACGAGGCGGACAGCTTTTAGGAATTGTCCCACTAGATCTACCGCCGGTCATTTTTGAAACACAAGGTTTATGGATGGAAATATCTTCGGAGATTAAGCGTAAAGCCGAGGATGAATTTGTACATTTTATGGGTGGAATTCATGCTGTAGAGCATGCTGCAATCGGAATTATGCCGTTGATGGTTTTAACTGATAGAAACGACTTAGGCGGCATTTCAACGCCTATGCATGAGCAGGTGGATGGACCGGCTGTATTTATTTATGACGGAATGCCAGGCGGTGCAGGACTCACCATGCAAGCTTTCGATCAGGCGGAAGAATTGCTTGAGAGAACCTTACAAACAGTTGTAGACT
Protein-coding sequences here:
- a CDS encoding nitroreductase family protein, translating into MEVLEAIHTRRSVRKYQDKPISDELIKELLGAAMVAPTAGNQQAWHYIVVDDHEKLAGVKEYSEYAGMAANAPLGIIICGDLSLEKYPGYWVQDCSAATQNLLLAVRAKGLGAVWTGVHPIESRIKGFSENFNLPENVVPLSFVIIGWPAQEQKYKDRYKEERVHKNTW
- a CDS encoding DEAD/DEAH box helicase, which translates into the protein MGDQVVHHRIIDGSTPVFGEPRHKWPDSLKSILSFKEIEKLYSHQAEVTDYARAGRNVVVATPTASGKTLTYNLPVLEQCLRNPDNHALYLFPLKALAQDQLKTFNEMTALLPSDFRPKAEIYDGDTTAYKRKKIRDNPPSVILTNPEMIHLSILPHHERWASFISGLTHIVVDEVHTYRGVMGSHMAMVFRRLLRICKFYGAEPSFIFSSATVGNPAELCKSLTGLDVTAITESGASSGKRNFIFFNPVVSPSNAAIQLLKAALTRGLRTIVYTQSRKMTELIAMWVSEKSGKYKDKISAYRAGFLPEERREIEAKMSSGDLLAVISTSALELGIDIGGLDLCIMVGYPGSVMATLQRGGRVGRSNQESAVILIGQEDALDQYFMRNPDNFFSRAPENAVLNPYNPVIMEKHLICAISELTLRENDYLLKDKKIKSKILEMEHDGILLRNKRGDEIYSKRKRPHREISLRGAGGTIHIEDSETSEPIGTIDEVRAYSEAHEGAVYIHRGNTYCIKELDLASRKISAVKQHVGYYTRARKNKSTDILEIYSQKTVFGIVMRFGKLKVTEQVTGYEKRATRGGQLLGIVPLDLPPVIFETQGLWMEISSEIKRKAEDEFVHFMGGIHAVEHAAIGIMPLMVLTDRNDLGGISTPMHEQVDGPAVFIYDGMPGGAGLTMQAFDQAEELLERTLQTVVDCECELGCPTCVHSPKCGSGNRPIDKSAAIFVLQNMIHGETPTNIEDINMILQPFGEEIKKEVTEPKNFGVLDVETRRSAQEVGGWNKAERMGISIAVLYDSNEDKYFNYEEHQIPEMVEHLKKLDLIIGFNIDRFDYKVLSGIHAFNYKGLPTLDLLIKVHEKLGYRLKLDNLAQATLDTAKSADGLQALEWWKEGKLDLITKYCQQDVAVTRDVYLFGKKHGYVLFTNKDKKKVRLPVDW